From Demequina capsici, one genomic window encodes:
- a CDS encoding ABC transporter permease: MTVPWNLAAGVGLLLVLAIAALTIAGVRQRRAIAAASLRAAAQLALVALALRGVFSTPPTAIVVLAVMFGVATWTAARRVREHAGALASVAIAILAGASITITIVVGLPTLTRDLRTLIAVSGIVLGGAMTAATLTGRRLTAALRDHRDEVEAWLALGATPREAVRPLTRLAIHEALVPALDQTRTVGLVTLPGAFAGALIGGADVAEAARFQVVVLIGLLCTEAITAVVLAHRLGAPERLPTSL; the protein is encoded by the coding sequence ATGACGGTGCCATGGAACCTGGCCGCCGGCGTCGGCCTTCTGCTGGTGCTCGCGATCGCAGCGCTCACGATCGCAGGCGTGCGCCAGCGGCGCGCCATCGCCGCCGCCTCGCTTCGCGCTGCCGCGCAGCTCGCCTTGGTCGCTCTTGCACTGCGCGGAGTGTTCTCGACACCTCCCACGGCCATCGTGGTCCTGGCCGTGATGTTCGGAGTCGCCACCTGGACCGCTGCACGCCGGGTGCGAGAACACGCGGGCGCGCTCGCGTCGGTGGCGATCGCGATCCTCGCCGGCGCATCGATCACGATCACGATCGTCGTCGGCCTGCCGACCCTCACCCGCGACCTGCGGACCCTGATCGCCGTGTCGGGAATCGTGCTCGGAGGCGCCATGACCGCCGCCACTCTCACCGGCCGCCGACTCACCGCCGCGTTGCGCGACCACCGCGATGAGGTCGAGGCGTGGCTCGCTCTGGGGGCCACCCCACGCGAAGCGGTGCGACCGCTGACGCGCCTGGCGATCCACGAGGCGCTCGTCCCCGCGCTCGACCAGACCCGCACCGTCGGCCTCGTGACCCTCCCCGGCGCGTTCGCAGGCGCACTCATCGGCGGAGCCGACGTCGCCGAGGCCGCGCGGTTCCAGGTCGTCGTCCTGATCGGCCTGCTATGCACGGAGGCGATCACCGCCGTGGTGCTCGCCCACAGGCTCGGCGCACCCGAGCGCCTCCCGACCTCTCTCTAG
- a CDS encoding COG4705 family protein, which produces MTTRSTTDPTARRSLEPFLNKVPTITATFWLIKVLSTTVGETFADYLTVQVGLGWAVTDGAMLVVLAAVMFAQLRTRRYVPAIYWATVVLVSIVGTQITDLFTDIFGVSLYVSTAVFMVLLAIVFTVWWREERTLAITSIDTPRRERFYWGAILVTFALGTAAGDLATEALSLGFRNGALIFSGLILAVWAAKKLGLSTVVAFWIAYVLTRPLGASLGDLLSQDKSYGGVGLGAQTTSILFLLVIVALVAREQLVVRRHGVRTKGQAPAVHPARDAAWAGSGLVAVTAAALFLAPGATAAPTATTSDARTPIEADTTSPIGDLTGIATIVDDIGTLVDSGDLAGAKTRAKDLEVAWDSSEAAMKPQSPADWHSIDGAIDETLTAVRAGTPTQDACSTAVAALQSSIATVEGEA; this is translated from the coding sequence ATGACAACCCGATCCACCACAGATCCCACCGCCCGACGCTCCTTGGAGCCGTTCCTGAACAAGGTTCCGACCATCACCGCGACCTTCTGGCTCATCAAGGTGCTGTCCACGACCGTCGGCGAGACCTTCGCCGACTACCTCACGGTCCAAGTGGGGCTCGGCTGGGCCGTCACCGACGGAGCCATGCTCGTGGTGCTGGCCGCAGTGATGTTCGCCCAGCTGCGAACGCGCCGATACGTGCCCGCGATCTACTGGGCGACGGTGGTGCTGGTCAGCATCGTCGGCACCCAGATCACGGACCTCTTCACCGACATCTTCGGGGTCAGCCTGTACGTCAGCACGGCGGTGTTCATGGTGCTGCTGGCGATCGTGTTCACGGTCTGGTGGCGTGAGGAGCGCACCCTCGCGATCACGTCCATCGACACCCCGCGGCGCGAGCGCTTCTACTGGGGTGCGATCCTGGTCACGTTCGCGCTCGGAACCGCCGCGGGCGACCTCGCGACCGAGGCGTTGTCGCTGGGCTTCCGCAACGGCGCGCTGATCTTCAGCGGCCTGATCCTCGCCGTGTGGGCGGCCAAGAAGCTGGGCCTGAGCACGGTCGTGGCGTTCTGGATCGCCTACGTGCTCACCCGTCCTCTCGGCGCCTCCTTGGGCGACCTGCTGTCGCAGGACAAGTCGTACGGCGGCGTCGGCCTCGGAGCGCAGACCACGAGCATCCTGTTCCTCCTCGTGATCGTGGCGCTCGTCGCCCGGGAGCAGCTGGTGGTGCGCCGCCACGGCGTCCGCACGAAGGGCCAGGCACCTGCCGTGCACCCCGCGCGGGACGCCGCCTGGGCGGGCTCCGGCCTGGTGGCCGTCACGGCAGCGGCACTGTTCCTGGCCCCCGGCGCGACGGCCGCGCCGACCGCCACGACCTCCGACGCGCGCACCCCGATCGAGGCCGACACGACCTCCCCGATCGGCGACCTGACAGGCATCGCCACCATCGTGGACGACATCGGCACGCTCGTGGACTCGGGCGACCTCGCAGGAGCGAAGACCCGCGCCAAGGACCTCGAGGTCGCCTGGGACTCGTCCGAGGCCGCGATGAAGCCCCAGTCTCCTGCAGATTGGCATTCCATCGACGGTGCGATCGATGAGACGCTTACCGCAGTGCGAGCCGGCACACCCACGCAGGACGCGTGCAGCACGGCCGTGGCCGCCCTGCAGTCGTCCATCGCGACGGTCGAAGGGGAGGCATAA
- a CDS encoding ABC transporter ATP-binding protein: MTTAAISLRQVSHRYGATTALEDLTLHIPQGEIFGLLGHNGAGKTTTVSILTTLLKATSGDASVAGHDVRDAPHEVRRAIGYLPENVAFYNDLTTVENLTFFARLSGIRHPETRIAEVLEFVGFTGHDRERVGTFSKGMRQRVGLAQALIHRPDVLFLDEPTSGLDPEGVKALRELILRVNADWGTTIFMNTHLLSEVTRTCTSIGILRSGRLVHHGSLADTVGTFPTEEALERAYFAAGSIPS, encoded by the coding sequence ATGACGACAGCCGCCATCTCCCTCCGCCAGGTCAGTCACCGGTACGGCGCCACGACAGCGCTCGAGGACCTCACCCTGCACATCCCTCAGGGCGAGATCTTCGGCCTGCTGGGCCATAACGGCGCAGGCAAGACCACCACCGTGAGCATCCTCACCACGCTCCTGAAGGCCACCTCAGGCGACGCGTCGGTCGCGGGCCATGACGTGCGAGACGCCCCGCACGAGGTTCGCCGCGCGATCGGCTACCTGCCGGAGAACGTCGCGTTCTACAACGACCTGACGACCGTGGAGAACCTCACCTTCTTCGCACGCCTGTCAGGCATCCGGCACCCTGAGACGCGCATCGCTGAGGTCCTGGAGTTCGTGGGCTTCACCGGACACGACCGGGAACGCGTCGGGACGTTCTCCAAGGGCATGCGGCAGAGGGTCGGGCTGGCTCAGGCGTTGATCCACCGGCCTGACGTGCTGTTCCTCGACGAGCCGACCTCCGGGCTGGACCCTGAGGGCGTGAAGGCGCTGCGCGAGCTGATCCTGCGCGTGAACGCCGACTGGGGCACCACGATCTTCATGAACACCCACCTGCTGTCCGAGGTGACGAGGACCTGCACCAGCATCGGCATCCTGCGCTCCGGCCGGCTGGTCCACCACGGCTCGCTGGCCGACACGGTGGGCACGTTCCCCACGGAGGAAGCGCTGGAGCGCGCCTACTTCGCGGCCGGAAGCATCCCGTCATGA
- a CDS encoding response regulator transcription factor, whose product MRVLLVEDDAMVGAAMVGRLEDDAYAVDWVRDARSAAASVETHTYDVLLLDLGLPDVDGIELLARLRRGGEGTPIIVVTARDDVGSRVTSLDGGADDYIVKPFDSVELMARMRAVLRRRGETAYAATLEAGTLRLELDSHAAVRADGTRVDLPRREFAVLRALMSRPGAILSRTELEHQVYGWGDEVESNAIEYAIHRLRTKLGSEVIRNIRGVGWMVPRQGRPS is encoded by the coding sequence ATGCGGGTCTTGCTCGTCGAGGACGACGCGATGGTCGGCGCGGCCATGGTCGGACGCCTCGAGGACGACGCCTACGCGGTGGACTGGGTGCGCGATGCCCGGTCCGCCGCGGCCAGCGTCGAGACGCACACCTACGATGTGCTCCTGCTCGACCTGGGGCTTCCCGACGTCGACGGCATCGAGCTGCTCGCGAGGCTGCGGCGCGGCGGCGAAGGCACGCCCATCATCGTCGTGACCGCCCGCGACGACGTGGGCAGCAGGGTCACGAGCCTGGATGGCGGAGCGGACGACTACATCGTGAAGCCGTTCGACTCGGTCGAGCTGATGGCGCGGATGCGCGCGGTGCTCCGACGGCGTGGCGAGACCGCCTACGCGGCCACGCTCGAGGCCGGGACCCTGCGTCTCGAGCTCGACAGCCATGCGGCAGTGCGAGCCGACGGGACCCGCGTGGACCTGCCGCGCCGCGAGTTCGCGGTCCTGCGCGCCCTGATGTCACGACCGGGCGCCATCCTGTCGCGGACCGAGCTCGAGCATCAGGTGTACGGCTGGGGCGACGAGGTCGAGAGCAACGCGATCGAGTACGCGATCCACCGTCTCAGGACCAAGCTGGGCAGCGAGGTGATCCGCAACATCCGCGGCGTGGGATGGATGGTGCCACGGCAAGGCCGGCCGTCGTGA
- a CDS encoding response regulator transcription factor, whose amino-acid sequence MRVLVVDDEPRLTSIIQRSLAEAGYAVDVAHTSDTALEQAAVETYDLMILDVMLAGSPIDGYELCTEIRRNDPDVPILMLTALGTIANRVTGLDGGADDYVVKPIHVLELLARVRALLRRAPRADAPVLTVGSIALDPASRQVTCDGQAVELTAKEFAVLEYLMRNAGRVVSASELIDHAWDSNYEGYSNVVQTYIRYLRRKLGAVGAGEAIQTHRGAGYVMRVDG is encoded by the coding sequence ATGAGGGTCCTGGTGGTCGACGACGAGCCACGGCTCACCTCCATCATCCAGCGCAGCCTGGCCGAGGCCGGCTACGCGGTCGACGTGGCCCACACCTCCGATACGGCGCTCGAGCAGGCGGCCGTCGAGACGTACGACCTGATGATCCTCGACGTGATGCTCGCCGGGTCCCCCATCGACGGCTACGAGCTGTGCACCGAGATCCGCAGGAACGACCCGGACGTGCCGATCCTCATGCTCACAGCGCTGGGTACGATCGCCAACCGGGTGACAGGGCTCGACGGCGGAGCCGACGACTACGTCGTCAAGCCCATCCACGTCCTCGAGCTCCTGGCCCGGGTGCGCGCACTGCTCAGGCGCGCACCCCGGGCCGATGCGCCGGTGCTCACCGTCGGATCGATCGCGCTCGATCCGGCCTCACGACAGGTGACGTGCGACGGTCAGGCCGTCGAGCTGACCGCGAAGGAGTTCGCCGTGCTCGAGTACCTCATGCGGAACGCGGGCCGGGTGGTCAGCGCCAGCGAGCTGATCGACCATGCGTGGGACTCGAACTACGAGGGCTACTCCAACGTCGTCCAGACCTACATCCGCTACCTGCGCCGCAAGCTCGGAGCCGTCGGAGCAGGCGAGGCGATCCAGACGCACCGCGGCGCCGGCTACGTGATGAGGGTCGACGGATGA
- a CDS encoding ABC transporter permease, which produces MSTVATAARHELLASVRAKAPYALVAAFLGMVAASTFIGWRTTVTVTAIYQQVLADGLTTQPNPFTDVSPLYYVRNTVIYVLLIGSLMAATLGVQSALRDRRAETAALIGTRPVDQRAVRAGRLAGLGILLAGLVAITELITWISVSAVVGTPLTGSETLAVAGFGVLTWLLLVGFAGIGVLSGRLLRRERTALLAPVVVWAVIAFVVPQLGTAARPVSLLNPVPLPAQASGAFAWLSQALSPLAITEHFKTSSAALLGSPYAGSALVSALVVAVFACIALTAAILIRVDRTTGGTHE; this is translated from the coding sequence ATGAGCACCGTCGCGACGGCCGCACGGCACGAGCTGCTGGCCAGCGTGCGGGCGAAGGCGCCCTACGCCCTGGTCGCCGCATTCCTGGGGATGGTGGCGGCGTCGACGTTCATCGGCTGGCGCACCACCGTCACCGTGACGGCGATCTACCAGCAGGTGCTCGCCGACGGCCTGACGACGCAGCCGAATCCGTTCACGGATGTGTCGCCCCTGTACTACGTGCGCAACACGGTGATCTACGTGCTGCTCATCGGCTCCCTGATGGCCGCGACTCTCGGCGTGCAGTCGGCGCTGAGAGATCGCAGGGCGGAGACCGCGGCGCTCATCGGCACGCGCCCCGTGGATCAGCGCGCCGTACGGGCCGGCCGCCTGGCGGGCCTCGGAATCCTGCTGGCGGGCCTGGTCGCGATCACCGAGCTGATCACGTGGATCAGCGTGAGCGCCGTGGTCGGCACACCGCTGACCGGCTCCGAGACGCTCGCGGTGGCCGGGTTCGGCGTCCTCACCTGGCTGCTGCTCGTCGGCTTCGCAGGGATCGGCGTCCTCTCTGGACGGCTGCTGCGGCGCGAGCGCACGGCGCTGCTCGCCCCCGTCGTCGTCTGGGCCGTCATCGCGTTCGTGGTGCCGCAGCTCGGCACCGCCGCCCGGCCCGTATCCCTGCTGAACCCCGTGCCCCTGCCCGCGCAGGCGTCGGGAGCGTTCGCCTGGCTCTCCCAGGCGCTGTCCCCGCTGGCGATCACCGAGCATTTCAAGACCTCGTCTGCCGCCCTGCTGGGGTCCCCCTACGCGGGATCCGCGCTCGTCTCCGCGCTGGTCGTCGCCGTGTTCGCCTGCATCGCCCTCACCGCGGCCATCCTGATCCGCGTCGACCGCACCACGGGAGGAACCCATGAGTGA
- a CDS encoding sensor histidine kinase encodes MRARSISGHLSVTLVALTLVAACMGGAWSYRATFTNAKSLQDDVLTQVATLAASAAGSGASLTTDSTAAGDAATDIDISTLAQAGLPPSTASGILTATVDGVQERIAIARFGDGPAMVALQPVAARTDIARSAATSAIVPFLILIPLLLVALTLATRRALSPVRMLADELAHSEDADLTALDAASAPRELQGFLRALNAQRERVVATVAHERLFIMQAAHELRLPLTAVSLQLERAALAPDDAQLRARLDDLGSGVARSRHVVEQLLSLAHAQSEPDGAPRYEPFSTVLRSVLSDMLVAADRAGVELEVVSGADDHTPVPETAATSAMRNAIDNAIKHGGDAGRIIVTATTERDALVVTVDDGGPGIPDLDRAVRPFARGPRSDADGSGLGLAIIVEQMHRVAGDVSITATRLFPTGTSVRLSFPIALAGEPSHGTVARTDRDRADGDRADSRVPRTDR; translated from the coding sequence GTGAGGGCCCGCTCGATCTCAGGACACCTGTCCGTCACGCTCGTCGCGTTGACGCTTGTCGCCGCCTGCATGGGAGGCGCGTGGTCGTATCGGGCGACGTTCACGAACGCGAAGAGCCTGCAGGACGACGTCCTGACGCAGGTGGCGACCCTCGCCGCCAGCGCGGCGGGATCTGGCGCGAGCCTCACGACCGACAGCACGGCCGCCGGCGACGCGGCGACCGACATCGACATCTCCACGCTGGCCCAGGCGGGCCTTCCTCCGTCCACGGCGTCAGGGATCCTCACCGCGACCGTCGACGGCGTCCAGGAGCGGATCGCGATCGCGCGGTTCGGCGACGGCCCCGCGATGGTGGCCTTGCAGCCGGTGGCGGCACGCACGGACATCGCCCGGTCGGCGGCCACGTCCGCGATCGTGCCGTTCCTGATCCTGATCCCCCTCCTGCTCGTCGCTCTGACGCTCGCGACCCGTCGCGCGCTGTCCCCGGTGCGCATGCTCGCGGACGAGCTCGCGCACAGCGAGGACGCGGACCTGACGGCGCTCGACGCTGCATCAGCTCCACGCGAGCTCCAAGGATTCCTGAGGGCGCTCAACGCGCAGCGCGAGCGCGTCGTCGCAACCGTGGCGCACGAACGGCTCTTCATCATGCAGGCCGCACACGAGCTGCGGCTTCCGCTCACCGCCGTCTCCCTGCAGCTCGAGAGGGCCGCACTGGCCCCCGACGACGCGCAGCTGCGCGCTCGACTGGACGACCTCGGCAGCGGCGTGGCTCGCTCCAGGCACGTCGTCGAGCAGCTGCTGTCGCTCGCCCACGCACAGTCGGAGCCCGACGGAGCTCCGCGCTACGAGCCGTTCTCCACCGTCCTCCGCTCGGTCCTGTCCGACATGCTGGTAGCCGCCGACCGCGCGGGAGTCGAGCTCGAGGTGGTCTCAGGCGCCGACGACCACACGCCGGTGCCTGAGACAGCGGCGACATCCGCGATGCGCAACGCGATCGACAATGCGATCAAGCACGGCGGCGACGCCGGCAGGATCATCGTCACCGCCACCACGGAACGGGATGCGCTGGTGGTGACCGTCGACGACGGCGGACCCGGGATCCCCGACCTTGACCGCGCGGTGCGCCCGTTCGCGCGGGGCCCGCGTTCCGACGCCGACGGGAGCGGGCTGGGACTGGCGATCATCGTCGAGCAGATGCACCGGGTCGCGGGCGACGTGTCGATCACCGCGACGAGGCTCTTCCCCACCGGCACGTCGGTGCGGCTGTCGTTCCCGATCGCACTCGCAGGCGAGCCTTCACACGGCACGGTGGCTCGCACCGACCGCGACCGCGCCGACGGCGACCGCGCCGACTCGCGCGTGCCGCGCACCGACCGATGA
- a CDS encoding ABC transporter permease, whose translation MSELLTLARKELLDLRRDRIVWIVLGTLGIAVVLSVIVASLDYRAQLADYEAYVAQVTASGSGVTPAAPQLFPLQLLRGGMEYVEVLAALFALMIGYGSIAKERSRGTVDLLLTRARSGTSIVMGKLLGLAILWAAIMAAIVVIALVAVATVGGAAIGLHEIARMTLAGVAGWVYVLFWSSVAVAVTTLTRNSTGALLTLLVAWLVVVLVIPQIGDTMDPDNQIPGGLFKALAIAKADEHAVLAHFSTYESARNGLEVSSISKLYERFTFATLGIKEIYNGHSLAVVWDGTFRYVYGAFAFTAAALTFAAASGRRIHTLRRS comes from the coding sequence ATGAGTGAGCTGCTCACGCTCGCCCGCAAGGAGCTGCTGGACCTGCGCCGCGACCGCATCGTCTGGATCGTCCTCGGGACGCTCGGCATCGCCGTGGTCCTGTCCGTGATCGTCGCCTCGCTCGACTACCGCGCCCAGCTGGCCGACTACGAGGCCTACGTGGCGCAGGTGACCGCGTCCGGCAGCGGCGTCACACCGGCCGCACCTCAGCTCTTCCCGCTGCAGCTGCTGCGCGGGGGCATGGAGTACGTGGAGGTGCTCGCCGCGCTGTTCGCGCTGATGATCGGCTACGGGTCGATCGCCAAGGAGCGGTCCCGCGGCACGGTGGACCTGCTGCTCACCCGAGCCCGCTCCGGCACGTCGATCGTGATGGGCAAGCTGCTGGGGCTCGCGATCCTGTGGGCCGCGATCATGGCGGCGATCGTCGTCATCGCGCTCGTGGCCGTCGCAACGGTCGGGGGTGCGGCGATCGGCCTGCACGAGATCGCACGGATGACGCTCGCGGGGGTCGCCGGCTGGGTGTACGTCCTGTTCTGGAGCTCGGTGGCGGTCGCCGTCACGACGCTGACGCGCAACTCCACCGGCGCGCTGCTCACGCTTCTGGTCGCCTGGCTCGTGGTGGTCCTCGTGATCCCGCAGATCGGCGACACGATGGACCCCGACAACCAGATCCCGGGCGGGCTGTTCAAGGCCCTCGCGATCGCCAAGGCGGACGAGCACGCGGTGCTCGCCCACTTCAGCACCTACGAGAGCGCCCGCAACGGGCTCGAGGTCAGCTCCATCTCCAAGCTCTACGAGCGCTTCACGTTCGCGACGCTCGGCATCAAGGAGATCTACAACGGCCACAGCCTCGCCGTCGTCTGGGACGGCACGTTCCGCTACGTCTACGGCGCCTTCGCGTTCACGGCTGCCGCCCTCACCTTCGCGGCGGCATCCGGCCGCCGCATCCACACCCTCAGGAGGTCCTGA
- a CDS encoding fructose bisphosphate aldolase, translating into MSHAGQLGRFEHGAGFIAALDQSGGSTPGALSRYGIDASAYTDEGRMFDLIHAARTRVITSPAFTSDRILATILFQGTVDREIEGRGVADYVWSVKGILPILKIDKGLEDEADGVRLMRPIPDLEETLDRAREKGVFGTKERSVIRIANAGGIERVVDQQFELAARVLDAGLVPIVEPENDIAAPDKAEAEALLRTSLLAHLDTMGDRKVALKLTLPTVDGLWGDLIAHANVARVVALSGGYTRDEANERLARNPGLIASFSRALLEGLTVDQTDEEFDRMLDASIESIFRASMA; encoded by the coding sequence ATGTCGCACGCAGGTCAGCTGGGCCGTTTCGAGCACGGAGCAGGGTTCATCGCAGCGCTCGATCAGAGCGGCGGCAGCACGCCGGGGGCGCTGTCCAGGTACGGGATCGACGCATCGGCCTACACCGACGAGGGTCGGATGTTCGATCTCATCCACGCGGCACGGACCCGGGTCATCACCAGCCCGGCGTTCACGAGCGACCGCATCCTCGCGACGATCCTCTTCCAAGGGACGGTCGACCGCGAGATCGAGGGGCGTGGCGTCGCCGACTACGTGTGGTCCGTGAAGGGCATCCTGCCGATCCTGAAGATCGACAAGGGGCTCGAGGACGAGGCCGACGGCGTGAGGCTCATGAGGCCCATCCCCGATCTCGAGGAGACCCTGGACCGGGCGCGTGAGAAGGGGGTGTTCGGCACCAAGGAGCGGTCCGTGATCCGGATCGCGAACGCCGGCGGGATCGAGCGCGTCGTGGACCAGCAGTTCGAGCTCGCCGCACGGGTGCTCGACGCAGGGCTCGTGCCGATCGTCGAGCCAGAGAACGACATCGCAGCGCCCGACAAGGCCGAGGCGGAGGCCCTTCTGCGGACGTCGCTGCTCGCCCATCTGGACACGATGGGGGATCGGAAGGTGGCGCTGAAGCTCACCCTTCCGACCGTCGACGGGCTGTGGGGCGATCTGATCGCGCACGCGAACGTGGCGCGAGTCGTGGCGCTGTCCGGCGGCTACACGCGCGACGAGGCCAACGAGCGGTTGGCTCGCAACCCCGGCCTGATCGCCAGCTTCAGTCGCGCGCTGCTCGAGGGCCTGACCGTGGACCAGACGGACGAGGAGTTCGATCGGATGCTCGACGCGTCCATCGAGTCGATCTTCCGCGCGTCGATGGCATAG